In the Nothobranchius furzeri strain GRZ-AD chromosome 1, NfurGRZ-RIMD1, whole genome shotgun sequence genome, aagcacgtgaagatgtgtttcggttgctaacaggcaccagaattaaaataaaaaattaaacaagtgtgaacgcgaCATCTTCATCCaccgtcacccgcgagctacatgtAGGGAAATATGTTcactaaacgccggctttcagccactctccCCGCTGCGTTCAAGGCGAGGCGCTGCTAACACGGCCAACTATACCCGCTGCTGACCCAACTGTGCTAGCTACACAGCTACAGTTAGCTAACTGCACCGGTACCTTTCCATGGATGAAGATGATTTTCTCCCGGGCAGAATCGCTCAACACGTTGGGTGTTTTAAATCCAGCTAAAATATTTTCACTCTCAGACTCTGGTCCGTCCCTGTCGGCGGGTTTCGATCTCTTGGCCTCCTGACAGAACTCGTCTTTTTCTCTATAAACACTTTCTACAGCGTCCGCCATGTTTGTAGCGCCTTCTCTCACCAAAGATATTCTCTGCATGTCTAGAGGTCTCACTCTCTCATTTTCTGCCAATAAATTGGTATGTAGCCTTCATCTGTTTGCACTATTTTATTGATTCacattattgttgtttttaataTTAAAATGTTTTCCCTAATATGTTTTATCTGCCTGAACATTGTGTTTATTAATGTTTATGAATTTATTTGGtttactcagacacacacacatataacatacatatctctctctctctctctctctctctctccctctctctctgtatatatatatatatatatatatatatatatatatatatatatatatatatatatatatatatatatatatatatatataccatacaAATTGATTCACAAATGTTTTATATTATATTTTGGTAGACATTGAccagaaataaaaatatttttcattAAAGTAACTTAAGTGTGGAGTGAGACATCGCtcacttttttcccctccactaaGTGGACAACTCGGAGTATATCCGTTTTGTGTTTCAAATTAAAAGCTGTATTCTGTTAGTCTACATACTTGTTAATAGAAAACATTAAGCTTCTTGTTCTTGTAAGCGAGTTACAACAACATGGTTTTATCAAACAGAGTATTTGTTTTTCCAGAAAGATTCTCCAGGGCTGCCAACCTGGGAACCTTTCACTGTGGAGTGGATTGAGGGCTGCCAGAAACCTGTGGACTCTGATTGACGTTTCTTGTATCCAATCAGATCAGGTCTTTGGGGCGGGACTACAGTAATATTGACTAATGAAACAGCATCATTTTGGTGCCGCATTAACAGGAAGTTATTTAAACACCAGAGGAGTTTTATTTTGGTTTTTAGTGATTTTAGGTGTTGAGTGTGACGAAGAAACGATGACAGCTGTCCACCAGTGTCTTCTCCTCTGTCTCCTCTCCACTCTGACTGCAGCAGCTGGTTCGTGGACAGGTAAAAAGTTTAATACCTGAGGATAATAATGTACCTGAATGTTATTAGCTAATATTGTTATGTTAGGCGAAGCTCTAAGTGAATATACTGTAACCTCGTTAGCTGACGTTAGCTTTAATAAGCCATTGGTCCGTTTGTTTAGTGTCTCGTGCTAGCTGCTAATCTAATTTACTCATTTTGTGATGATTTTCTTTCTGAGTCGAGTCTGAGTTTTATTCCCCAAAGTATTATAAACTATTAGCTTGAGTGAAGTGAAACCCGCAGATTCCTGTTGGGTTTTTAAATTCCGTTcacttttttaaagcaagctctGCCGCCTGCTGTTGGGATCGTGTGTTAAATATAACTTCTGTACATATTTATGATTGTTTTAACCAACAAGCAAATTCCCTTTATCTGTATGATAATATTTTACACCTACTAGCAAAATGAAATGATTCTGTTCAACTTTTACATTTGAGTAAATCAGTCTGTGTTTGTTTCTTAGGGAGAAAAAATGTCCTTTTCATCGTGGCTGATGATTTGCGAACATCACTGGGTTGCTATGGAGACCCCCTGGTGAAGTCGCCCAACATTGACCAGCTGGCATCAAAAAGCCAAGTTTTCCTGAATGCGTATGCTCAGGTCAGCTTCTAGGTTAAAGTGACAAAGTGTAGTTTTTAGCTTTAATCTGTGGATAATATACTGTAATGATAGGGTTAGCCTAACCCTAAAATACATAGGCTGCAGATTTAAGTCTCTGGGGGCGCCATGTTTTTCATGAGCCAACTCGCGGTCCTGTGCCTTCCCATGAGGTCACACCACGTTTGGAAAAGTTGGCACGTTGACACAGAAGATTCTGATTGGTCAAGACAAATATGTAATTGTAGTCCTGTATAAAAATGCAAACATTTTTTGAGACGTATGTTTATTTTGCCAAGGGTAAAAATAAttgtaaatacatttaaaaatgaaTACAAATAAGAACTGCTGTGCTTTCTGGCACAGTCTATTGGTGGATtaatgtagtttcacattctttaaaaaaacgacaatattgtgttttattaacaaattagtcGTCCAAAAACATTTTGGCAGCAAGAAACACACATTTaagaacaaaactgctaaactctttccaaaatctATGTGAAAtaactaaaaataaaaaagggatgcaatatattttggccgagtggtgTTGCCGTAGTGCGACGtgatcggcaggcgcaggaccccgagcagatccggaaactaTAACTGGCGTTgtattctctcgatggaattaagtGAAGGACAACCAAAGTCTGAGGAGACACGCCGAGGTCGCAGGCCTTCGGCTCCAAAGGTGGGAACATTTACCCAGCGACAGTCacggcgatatggtgtaaaactacctgaaatatatgtactgccccctagtgccaggaaactacacacttccACTTTAATGTTCTGGACAgatggtgttggtgtgtgtgtgtgtgtgttcctttttCTCAGCAAGCCGTGTGTGCTCCCAGTCGCACATCCATGCTAACAAGTCGCAGACCAGACACAACCAGGCTGTATGACTTTAAGTCCTACTGGAGAGTCCATTCTGGGAACTACACGACTCTGCCGCAGCACTTTAAGTCTCACGGCTACACTACCATGTCAGTGGGGAAGGTTTTCCATCCAGGTGAGGTTAAATAACGTGTTTGCAgaaaaatgatgatgatggtggcaaATCGGGTACAAGCCATCCGTTAGGACCACTCATGTGTCTGACATCTTCTGCCTTTAGGAATCGCCTCGAATCACTCTGACGACTACCCCTACAGCTGGTCCATCCCTGCATATCACCCAGCTTCCTTTAGGTTTGAGAATCAAAAGGTAGGACTAGAACGGTGACATGTGGACATCAGGTAACAGTGACGTAACAGAAAATGTATGTGACTGATTTGTACATAATTTTTCTGTATGATTTCAACATGTTTCTGTTCAAAATAGCTGAATGAATGTGTTTCCTGTTCAAATAGGTGGCAGAAGCAGGAGGTGAGGCGGTGATGCTACTGCgccacacacactcactgatGTCCGTTTATATCACAAATGTTTCATTCCACATGAGCTACACATGCTGGCCTTCTAAAGCCTTGCTAGTAGAAGTAATGCCGGTGTGACATATTTAGTCTTTCTGATCAGCCATGAATGCAGTGAAAATGGAGGAGAGGGGCCGAAAGTACCGTGCCTCACCAACAGGTGGCAGCAGGCCCTGGGTGAGGAGGGGATTGGGGGGCTCTGGGCTGTAGCAGTAACGGGTCATGCCGCTTTCTTTCTGAAGCGTTGAAAATGAGTTCATTCACAGGATCATTCATGAGAAGACATGTGTGTTTTAAAGAAAGTTGTCTCTAGTTTGTACGTTGGCAGTGTGCCAAAGAAACCATGactgaaagagcaagtcacccccaaatcaactttttttttctgataaactatataaatgcgtgtctaatcgtgctgcagacacctgtagtcaatagtttagcactttagtgcatcttagttcaaatttaacttttctgcctaaaactgtcagtgttgtgccgttgacaggtaaaaactctgctctgcatttgaatttaaatctgccatcgctattggctaagaggtacactagaactttagctggtaccatatgatgtgtgtgtgtgtgtgtgtgtgtgtgtgtgtgtgtgtgtgtgtgtgtgtgtgtgtgtgtgtgtgtgtgtgtgtgtgtgtgtgtgtgtgtgtgtgtgtgtgtgtgtgtgtgtgtgtgtgtgtgtgtgtgtgtgtgtcggtctgttaggcaacagcatttgctacatttttcaaacaggaagtgggagcggagtaatactctggtaggggatgacttgctctttaattatctGTTCAGAATCTCCACATGGAAACTGTGCCGGGAGAACAAGAGGATGCTGGTAGAAAACCAGTTTTTAAACGTGAGTCAAAACTGATGCCcatcttaactcctctgccagacAGAGACGACATAGAAAAACTACATCCTGTAAAAACTACAACCACACAGATCTGGCTACCCGAGTGTATTACGTAGTAACTTAACTCCCACAGTTGGTTTAGAGCCACCACAGTCTTGCACCTCAACACGCCAACGCCCAGCCAATCGTGTAGTGTGATGTCATTGGCAGGTGCAGGCCCAAGGGATTACTCTGCGTTCCGTAACCTAGAACAGGGTCGACCCATTTGctttggcttgggtcaccaggaggtcGCCTCATTTGCTGTTGAATTTCCCTCATCTGCAGGGAGATGCTGGTCACTCTGCAGTTGAATGTTTGCTGATGAAATTAGTGCTGtgaaaaataagtaaaagaaagaaataatgaaaatattaaataaaaaaattattaaataagCAAAAAtgtcaaacaaataaataataaataataacaagtAAGTACAAAATTTCTTATACAaaatttcacagaataaaaaaaCAATGTTCACTAACAGCCGTTCTGGTGAGACGGTTTCTTCCATAAAGCTGTAACACTGCACCTGTGAGCGTGAATCTGAGGGGCTTGTTtctggtactctgattacttaACTGATGGACAGTtacatggagaaaaaaataacttatTTTACAGACTGCATCACTCACACTCTGCGCTCACAAAAATGGACTAAGTTAtccccatctttgttttttttctaacttcctttagctgtggcagccatcttgaactggTTGACTCCAAAAGTACACGGTTGGATGAGACACTTAGGAGGTCAAATCAAAGTGAGCTCGTGCATAAACGTAACTTTGTGTTACAAATCTGGTTTCCAGATGTGTAAAGGGAAGGATGGTGACCTCCACGCCAACCTGCTGTGTGCCGTGAACGTCAGTGAGCAGCCTGGAGGAACTCTGCCTGACCTGGAGAGTGCAGACGAGGCAGTGAGGTTACTGAAGAGCAGGGCCGTCGATGGAGCTCCTTTCTTCTTGGCTGTTGGCTTTCACAAAccccacatacccttcaggatccCGCAGGTACACGGGTCTACGTCAAGACTTTTTAAGGGCCTGTAAGACGAGGACTGGATGTGTTTTGGGTAAAAGCTGGGTTAGTGGTATGATTGTGTGTGTACAGAAACGGAGGTGCATGCCAGATGTGGCCAGGTTAAATAAATTAGAAGCAGGAAGTTGTATGGGGAACATCTTCTCTGAGACACTTGGTGTCCTCAAACAGATGAGCCACAGCCCATGGTGATGTCATCGATCACAAACGTGTTCGGCAGCTGGAGAAGACTGATGCTCAGCAGGCTCCCATCTTTATATTAGTGTTGGATcagttaggtgtgtgtgtgtgtgtgtgtagagctaCAGAAGTCTGCAGCTCATCTTAACACATTCTTTCAAATGCTCTCGAACATCTGTGGCTTCCACTGTCTTATATGGAAACCTGCTTTAAATCTGAATTCTAGCACATTTTTCAGGGATTTACTTGGACAGAAacgttttacccatctgtcccgAGCATCGTTCCACTCCTGTCAGATTTACATCAACTCGACTAAAGCACATTTCTGATTGGCTGAATAGAAAACACAGAGGATGATGTTAAACCAACAGTGTGATGAGAACAAAGCTAAAATCATGTCGtacaagaaacacacacacacacacacacacacacacacacacacacacacacacacacacacgtcagatgTTTTTATTCACTGCAGTTATAACGACTCGGTCCGTGGCTAAGAATGTAAAATCCATTGTCTGCATACATTTATGAACATTTTGGGATAAGAgtttatattttaaagagaaacaactttttacttacttttaaaaatgatcagtcactgagtcgttcatgcaggctgaacatgaaaatagtctcctgcaccaATCTCCTCCTCTAATAGAAAATCggcggtgaaactctagggttagaaaatcctgacagatctacgtcacactgtcacttatcattcatggactcacccatcttagctcACTGTAGAGAAAGCTGTTAGTTGGTTCAGCACCCAGGAAACGgatcatctcggctagtagaagctaactgttagcattagcaactctacaaccaagcagagctccttcaggcttttggtatttgtggagataaaacatcaacgttgcagagcaaatggagtcagtggtagagtcacgttgctgttatccaatcagaggagagatgcccaaatatcgggaaataagactccagatcttgTCGTCtgtagctactttctcctcccgcTGACTTCGGCCCAGTCCCAACACTCGCACTGCGCTCTACGGTCCTCTGTgaggtgcacttggaggaagtgcgcagtaaggctttgagtgtgtagtATACACGTGTGTACATACCTGCCGAATTGGGACGGGGAGATGCTGGTCGTTGGTTTTTTAAAGTAAATTTACATTAAATGctactttgtctaaaacattcagaacatTAATTAATCATCCTACAATGAACTGCTTTAATTTGAAAATCTGTCCTTTTAGAACTACAAAGGCACTTgaaccttttctcctgcagcagtggattgtgggtaatacacatCGCCCAAGTCCACATCAGTGCAGACTTGGGCGAtgtgtggatcaagggtgcaaaaggtgtgtgatcaacttctgcacttgagaatcgggacaccttgTGCACTCGCACCCCTGAGCGGGATCGTGCAGGGCGCGAGTGTGGAAGTGCGAATTTTGGGATTGGGCCTTCTACGCCTTCAAACGGGCGCACTGGTGTATCGTtttccccagagaacgacttgcaagacattcgttcctactagagaccactgctaatttattaaaatatgagtgaacTTGACTTTTCAGACTGAAAAAACCATTTCTTTGGCTTCGCTTTGTTCAATTGGAAccatttcttcaaactgaggttgttcaaagagccaCCTAACACAGCTAAGAAGGAAAACCCACTTTAAAAGATCTGAAATCAATTTTAATGTCCTCATTAAGAAAAGGCAACAATTATATTTCTGACTTTTGATTCAGTCATCTGTGTGttttcaggtttcttttagtatatttCAATAACATAAAGGGACAATAATGGCAGACGTGGCCCAGAAAGGGTTAAATAATCCATTCTGAGCAACTCATGAACTAATATGAGCTTAATGACTTAATAATGCCACAAAAATGGAATTAAACAGAATTTCCTTCTAAGTTCTGTCAACATCACAGCAACATTTTGCTCCTTGTTCCCAAATCAATAATTTTGGCCTGTTGGTGTTTTATGGAGGTGTGACCAGAGTGATAAACTAGAAGTCTTCACCTCATGTCTCATTGGCTTCATTTAACTGGCTGCAACAATTGTTCTGATTGTGTTTGTGAAAAGCACCAAACCAGCGGTCTCGCACTGCAGATTTCTACATAATTCAGTTTGTTTTCAGCCAAATAAACGAGGAGCCTGTTGTTGGCCCTAGTGCAGCTGAGCACGTGGAGTGAGAAAGTGGAAGTTATTGTCAAGTGTtgcattaaataaaaaaaactaaatgtgCATACCTTGGAATAAAGCAGACACCGGAAGGAGGTGATGGGTGTTGGCGGCAGATTAGAGGAAGTGGGAGAAAAAACCGTGGAGCTTGGATGTTAAGATCTGACTCAGAATCAGTACTTTGATGTGGGAGATTCTGTGTTGGTCCTTTAGTCAAAAGTACAGATTTATTAATAGATAGAAACAGTTTAgatatgaataaatgttcataAGTGAGAGCTCAAATGTATAAAGAACTTGAACTGGGACTGTCACTAAACCAGTATCAGCGGTTAATTGAGAaagtatatttctgtaaccacaagggCAATTAGATGACTTTTTGTTTCATTATTTATGGAACTCTTGTGGGACTTGttgatgtgtaaatattagtatacGTGTCACTGATGACATGGAACATTGTAAAAAAGCCAAATATATTAGATTCCATACATATTAGGCTTGGCGTAGTTTAGCATCGGATGCTTTTCTCAGCTGCCCTTCttgccttctcagtggcctagtggtagagcgtcCGCCCTGGACACgctagcatcggctccacaccgcccggatagccccagtcagccccagttgattccacacatccttgcttaggaatGCTGTCAGAAGTTCTCAGCTCCCAGGTAATCAGCCcaggtgggctgattctacccaccaatcggaggcttccctaatggaaggtgtgaatttgagccggcttatcagtcagcagtgggtgtgctgGCCCTGGTCagtctgaagcagaccacctgagGAAGAGGGCTGGAAAACGGCCCGGTTACCCAGAAAGAGGCAGGCTATGGTACTGTAgacactagggatgagcgagtgcaccaccatctgtatctgtatctgtacttggaatgggcgtggcatgacCCGgacgtgggcgtggtttaaccggaagtgggcgtggtttacatcaatatattattttacgtctgaaattgatatgggttgatcagaagttgctatgtgtattgtttatttgaaaactatttacagagcagcctcagaattgagattaaatatttttgatcacaatagtaaagaaactattacagaacaagtgtttcaataaaatcagaacattaataattaagtgcatggattaatacatctgaactagtgcagtaggaactaggacatgtgaaatactagaaccagacacaactttatacatattttttaactttaatttgattaaactgatttttttctaaatgtggcaaggtggataaactagggcccgggtgggattcgatccccggactcccgggtgagagtcatacgctctaaccagtcagccaaagggacatcccactggccaagtagccagggcgcatgatcaatcgggacattgtgacaggacgctcacactgtcaaataaacattcttggcattttcccacacaaagttaaacaaaacaatgttgattaaggtgtgtgtgtgtgagagagggagagagatggagttaaacaaaTAAAGAACCCCAAGCGGAGGTAGagacacagcacgtcagctctgtcttgccaaacgcaccatgtaagttaagaaaaaagtaactttaaatattcaacctaaaaagaggcgagctgaagaaaaccgaagaaacgtgagcaacagtgaagcagtcacagcgagatccgtactGTCTGTGTGGATGagacggacggactgcgctcccggccagctgcagtttgtgtgtagggaggggcgggcgctctatgtgactggccaatcacagagcgtgaagacagtcagttacccaatgaggattttccttcagcacgattacagatatttacgaggtttacttgtatcatgctcatattcgtcaaaaatgctttatccgtaccggatacacaTCCCTAGTAGACACTCTATGCTATCCAGACCATGCAGAGCCGATGCTAGCGTGAAAGGGGCTGCGGTTCAAATTCCTGTCagatcataccaaagaccttaataaatgggacccaatgtctccctgcttgacactcggctttaaggggttggattggggggttaggccaccaaatagttcccaagcgcaaCCTCCGCTGCAGCACAacactccccacagggatgggtcaaacgcAGAGATGTTATTTCACTGTTTTTCTTTGGTATGACTCAACCAGtgcttgaaccccgatctcccagtcccaggacggacgctctaccactaggccactgagaaggtaaacgGACTTGAAACACCTTTTTTATCACAGCCTTTGAAATGTTTGTTTCAGGAGTACCTGAGCCTGTACCCTCTGGATAAAATAATTCTGGCCCCTGATCCAGATGTTCCTAAGCTCCTCCCCCCTGTGGCCTACAACCCCTGGACTGATGTGAGAAAAAGGGATGACGTACAAAAACTCAACGTCAGCTTTCCCTATGGACG is a window encoding:
- the ids gene encoding iduronate 2-sulfatase isoform X2; the encoded protein is MKQHHFGAALTGSYLNTRGVLFWFLVILGVECDEETMTAVHQCLLLCLLSTLTAAAGSWTGRKNVLFIVADDLRTSLGCYGDPLVKSPNIDQLASKSQVFLNAYAQQAVCAPSRTSMLTSRRPDTTRLYDFKSYWRVHSGNYTTLPQHFKSHGYTTMSVGKVFHPGIASNHSDDYPYSWSIPAYHPASFRFENQKMCKGKDGDLHANLLCAVNVSEQPGGTLPDLESADEAVRLLKSRAVDGAPFFLAVGFHKPHIPFRIPQEYLSLYPLDKIILAPDPDVPKLLPPVAYNPWTDVRKRDDVQKLNVSFPYGRIPDDFQLRIRQHYYAAVSYMDAQVGRLLSTLDDLSLTDSTMVVFTSDHEAVGADFLPAQHRT
- the ids gene encoding iduronate 2-sulfatase isoform X1; protein product: MKQHHFGAALTGSYLNTRGVLFWFLVILGVECDEETMTAVHQCLLLCLLSTLTAAAGSWTGRKNVLFIVADDLRTSLGCYGDPLVKSPNIDQLASKSQVFLNAYAQQAVCAPSRTSMLTSRRPDTTRLYDFKSYWRVHSGNYTTLPQHFKSHGYTTMSVGKVFHPGIASNHSDDYPYSWSIPAYHPASFRFENQKMCKGKDGDLHANLLCAVNVSEQPGGTLPDLESADEAVRLLKSRAVDGAPFFLAVGFHKPHIPFRIPQEYLSLYPLDKIILAPDPDVPKLLPPVAYNPWTDVRKRDDVQKLNVSFPYGRIPDDFQLRIRQHYYAAVSYMDAQVGRLLSTLDDLSLTDSTMVVFTSDHGWSLGEHGEWAKYSNFDVATRVPLIMFVPGVTTYHNWLWESTFPFIDVFSQSEQSFDYNRVVRNMVELVDVFPTVSYMSGLGAPEYCPDVSLQVELCTEGDNLARTFRYKERGKNPELIAFSQYPRPADTPQENSDLPDLKDIKVMGYSLRSWDYRYTLWLGFNPRDFQVNTSDVHGGELYMMEDDPGQDTNIYSDALHRMVMGKMESLPQNVSLQMRLKRQLLYLTAGRKMSRWTNRDKGKGNEVEKEMKN